In a single window of the Thermofilum uzonense genome:
- a CDS encoding FeoA family protein translates to MALSNRIPLLFAKPGSRVKVISFEGGRGSMRRLFELGVVPGEELRVVFNNAGPIVVERSGTRIAIGRGLAARIIVEVIE, encoded by the coding sequence ATGGCGCTGTCTAACAGAATACCCTTACTCTTCGCTAAGCCTGGCTCTCGTGTGAAGGTTATCAGTTTTGAAGGAGGAAGAGGTTCGATGCGTAGACTCTTTGAGCTTGGAGTTGTTCCGGGAGAGGAACTAAGAGTTGTTTTCAACAATGCAGGTCCGATAGTTGTAGAACGCTCTGGGACGAGGATAGCCATAGGAAGGGGTCTTGCAGCACGCATCATCGTTGAGGTGATAGAATGA